The following are encoded together in the Populus trichocarpa isolate Nisqually-1 chromosome 5, P.trichocarpa_v4.1, whole genome shotgun sequence genome:
- the LOC18099311 gene encoding BES1/BZR1 homolog protein 2 translates to MTAGGSSARLPTWKERENNMRRERRRRAIAAKIYTGLRTQGNYKLPKHCDNNEVLKALCAEAGWIVEEDGTTYRKGCKPPPSEIAGMPANISACSSIQPSPQSSNFASPVPSYHASPSSSSFPSPTCFDGNSSTYLLPFLRNIASIPTNLPPLRISNSAPVTPPRSSPTCRSSKRKVDWESLSNGSLNSFRHPLFAASAPSSPTRRPHLTPATIPECDESDASTVDSGRWLSFQAVAPQVAPPSPTFNLVKPVDQQCAFQIGVDRHEGLSWGVAAERGRGAEFEFENCRVKPWEGERIHEIGVDDLELTLGSGKVHGQASIDDLAWERSNK, encoded by the exons ATGACAGCCGGTGGATCCTCAGCGAGGTTACCAACgtggaaagaaagagagaataacatgagaagagaaagaagaagaagagctaTAGCTGCCAAGATCTATACAGGACTTAGGACTCAAGGAAATTATAAGTTACCAAAACATTGTGATAATAATGAAGTCTTGAAAGCTCTTTGTGCTGAAGCTGGTTGGATTGTCGAAGAAGACGGTACCACTTATCGCAag GGCTGCAAGCCACCTCCATCTGAGATTGCTGGCATGCCAGCAAACATCAGTGCATGCTCCTCAATTCAACCAAGCCCGCAATCCTCAAATTTTGCAAGCCCTGTGCCTTCCTACCATGCTAGTCCCTCATCCTCCTCATTCCCAAGTCCTACTTGTTTCGATGGAAACTCCTCCACGTACCTCCTCCCTTTCCTCCGAAACATAGCTTCCATCCCCACAAACCTCCCGCCTCTTAGAATATCCAATAGTGCTCCTGTAACCCCACCACGTTCTTCCCCTACATGTAGAAGTTCAAAGCGGAAAGTTGACTGGGAATCCCTCTCAAATGGCTCCCTAAACTCGTTTCGCCATCCCCTTTTTGCAGCTTCTGCTCCTTCAAGTCCTACACGGCGCCCCCATCTAACACCTGCCACAATTCCAGAATGTGACGAGTCTGATGCCTCTACCGTGGACTCTGGCCGCTGGTTGAGTTTTCAGGCAGTGGCACCCCAAGTAGCCCCTCCTTCACCAACATTTAATCTTGTTAAACCAGTGGATCAACAGTGTGCTTTTCAGATTGGAGTTGATAGGCATGAAGGTTTGAGCTGGGGAGTAGCAGCAGAAAGGGGGAGAGGTGCTGAGTTTGAGTTTGAGAATTGTAGGGTGAAGCCATGGGAGGGTGAGAGGATTCATGAGATTGGGGTGGATGATCTTGAGCTCACACTTGGAAGTGGAAAGGTCCATGGTCAAGCCTCCATTGATGATCTAGCCTGGGAACGTAGCAACAAGTAG
- the LOC18099309 gene encoding probable NAD(P)H dehydrogenase (quinone) FQR1-like 2 has translation MGKGGGCVPSKKKQPPVSDDPVSSREAAPIPVHDDETIDVATTSLEPRIPSKLKIFIVFYSMYGHVEGLAKRMKKGVDGVEGVEAFLYRVAETLSDDVLMKMKAPGKDVGIPEITAAELVNADGVLFGFPTRYGCMAAQMKSFFDSTGQLWKEQKLAGKPAGFFVSTGTQGGGQETTAWTAITQLTHHGMLFVPVGYTFGAGMFKMDTVRGGSPYGAGVYAGDGSREANETELALAEHQGKYMATIVKRLAQT, from the exons ATGGGAAAAGGAGGGGGATGCGTTCCGAGTAAGAAAAAACAACCGCCAGTCTCCGACGATCCCGTCTCCTCCCGGGAAGCCGCACCAATCCCTGTTCACGACGATGAAACTATTGATGTGGCAACTACGTCACTAGAGCCGAGAATTCCATCAAAGTTAAAAATCTTTATAGTGTTTTACTCTATGTATGGGCACGTGGAAGGATTGGCCAAGAGAATGAAGAAAGGAGTGGATGGAGTGGAAGGAGTTGAGGCTTTTTTATATCGGGTTGCGGAAACGTTGTCtgatgatgttttgatgaaaatgaaagcTCCGGGGAAAGATGTTGGAATCCCGGAGATTACGGCGGCGGAATTGGTCAACGCGGATGGTGTTTTGTTTGGGTTTCCGACAAGGTATGGCTGTATGGCTGCGCAAATGAAATCGTTTTTCGATTCGACGGGGCAATTATGGAAGGAGCAGAAACTTGCTGGCAAACCTGCTGGGTTTTTTGTTAGTACTGGGACTCAAGGAGGAGGTCAAGAAACTACTGC ATGGACAGCAATTACCCAGTTGACCCACCATGGAATGTTATTTGTTCCTGTTGGATACACCTTTGGAGCTGGTATGTTTAAGATGGACACTGTTCGAGGGGGCTCTCCTTATGGTGCTGGAGTTTATGCTGGTGATGGCTCGAGAGAGGCAAATGAAACAGAGTTGGCGCTAGCTGAGCATCAGGGCAAGTATATGGCTACAATAGTCAAGAGGCTTGCCCAgacctga